The following proteins come from a genomic window of Trifolium pratense cultivar HEN17-A07 linkage group LG4, ARS_RC_1.1, whole genome shotgun sequence:
- the LOC123919960 gene encoding uncharacterized protein LOC123919960 — MNPSNLSFLFLLSLTLLSTSTSQERAPHGLIYENPIAFPPSAYLFFHPNAKTPETKNSCITSKCSPLPMAAKVETNQKYENNEASLKGGKKQIGVGAVAGIIIVVTFVVVLAIGVYYVKVTRQSNMSRTINNVQSHA; from the coding sequence ATGAATCCCTCTAACTTGTCCTTCCTCTTCCTCCTTTCCTTAACACTTCTCTCTACATCAACATCCCAAGAAAGAGCACCTCATGGACTCATTTATGAAAATCCTATAGCTTTTCCACCATCAGCATATCTCTTCTTTCACCCAAATGCAAAAACTCCTGAGACCAAAAACTCTTGTATTACATCAAAATGTTCACCATTGCCTATGGCAGCTAAAGTTGAAACCAATCAGAAATATGAAAACAATGAAGCATCACTAAAAGGTGGGAAGAAACAAATTGGAGTTGGTGCTGTGGCTGGCATTATCATTGTTGttacttttgttgttgttttagcAATTGGAGTTTATTATGTTAAGGTCACTAGACAATCTAACATGAGTAGAACCATCAATAATGTTCAATCTCATGCTTAA